A region of Mesorhizobium sp. AR02 DNA encodes the following proteins:
- a CDS encoding SixA phosphatase family protein: protein MKQLLLLRHAKSSWDDADLDDFDRPLAERGLKAAKLMGRELAAREWLPDQVLVSSALRTRDTWRLVAAELPAHPRVVFADALYDASAADILSQIRLAEPSSGCLAVVGHNPGLEDLAKQLAGSGSEAKARKRLEEKFPTAALARFVFEGDWSGLSSGRLTHCLRPKDLN, encoded by the coding sequence ATGAAACAGCTGCTTCTCTTGCGTCACGCCAAATCGAGCTGGGACGATGCTGATCTCGATGATTTCGATCGACCGCTCGCCGAACGCGGATTGAAGGCGGCCAAATTGATGGGACGGGAGCTTGCGGCACGCGAGTGGCTGCCGGATCAGGTGCTGGTGTCATCGGCGCTGCGCACCCGCGACACCTGGCGGCTGGTCGCCGCGGAACTGCCGGCGCATCCCCGGGTCGTGTTTGCCGATGCGCTTTATGATGCCTCGGCGGCGGATATTCTGAGTCAGATTCGCCTGGCCGAGCCGTCGAGCGGTTGCCTGGCGGTGGTCGGCCACAATCCGGGCTTGGAAGATCTGGCGAAACAGCTTGCCGGTTCAGGCTCGGAGGCCAAAGCCCGCAAGAGGCTCGAGGAAAAGTTTCCGACGGCGGCTCTTGCGCGCTTTGTCTTCGAGGGCGATTGGTCCGGCCTGTCGTCCGGGCGGCTGACGCATTGCCTGCGCCCGAAGGATCTGAACTAG
- a CDS encoding DUF680 domain-containing protein: MSKIALATAAILVATGTAFAGSDHYGSDNANQPVASVAGVDHAVTGAVKNTDMAGHKAADTKMKTTTEWPEPGQGIWGN; the protein is encoded by the coding sequence ATGAGCAAGATCGCTCTCGCTACCGCCGCCATCCTCGTTGCGACCGGCACCGCCTTTGCCGGCAGTGACCATTATGGCTCCGACAATGCCAACCAGCCGGTTGCCTCGGTCGCCGGCGTGGATCATGCCGTCACCGGCGCGGTCAAGAATACGGATATGGCCGGGCACAAGGCCGCCGACACCAAGATGAAGACCACCACTGAGTGGCCGGAACCCGGCCAAGGTATCTGGGGGAACTGA
- a CDS encoding DUF680 domain-containing protein, with product MTKIALTVAAILVATGSAFAGSDHYGSDNVNQPAITAPAGNIDHGHTASIRKPVEHHGFKLTPDSDQPESGQGNWGN from the coding sequence ATGACCAAGATCGCACTTACCGTTGCCGCCATCCTCGTTGCCACGGGCAGCGCCTTCGCCGGCAGCGACCACTATGGTTCGGACAACGTCAACCAGCCGGCCATCACCGCACCCGCGGGCAATATCGACCACGGCCACACGGCTTCGATCCGCAAGCCGGTCGAGCATCACGGCTTCAAGCTGACGCCCGATTCAGACCAGCCGGAATCCGGCCAGGGCAATTGGGGCAACTAA
- a CDS encoding DUF680 domain-containing protein, whose translation MTKIALTAAAILVATGTAFAGSDNYGSNNVNQPVASQSSSNVDTTHTGSIAKSVKAQGDANANVPAQSGQGIWGR comes from the coding sequence ATGACCAAGATCGCACTCACCGCCGCCGCCATCCTCGTCGCCACGGGCACGGCTTTTGCCGGCAGCGACAACTATGGCTCCAACAATGTCAACCAGCCGGTTGCCAGCCAGTCGTCCTCCAACGTCGATACCACCCATACCGGTTCGATCGCCAAGTCCGTAAAGGCACAGGGCGACGCCAATGCCAACGTACCGGCTCAGTCGGGCCAGGGCATCTGGGGCCGTTAA
- a CDS encoding DUF680 domain-containing protein has protein sequence MTKIALTAAAILVATGTAFAGSDNYGSANVNQPAATTVDHSVTASISKSTATVQTQAPQGADRNLFGR, from the coding sequence ATGACCAAGATCGCTCTTACCGCCGCCGCCATCCTCGTTGCCACGGGCACCGCTTTCGCCGGCAGCGACAATTATGGTTCGGCCAACGTCAATCAGCCCGCCGCCACCACTGTCGACCATTCGGTCACCGCTTCGATCTCGAAGTCGACCGCAACCGTCCAGACGCAAGCCCCGCAGGGCGCTGATCGCAACCTCTTCGGCCGCTAA
- a CDS encoding AraC family transcriptional regulator — translation MQANGSVEPLRITTAALPPAQRLEHFREIFGRRLFRIEMEPKPGTDFDVDITLQALPGLRISTGSHSEMRNRLTSELIDSDDLVLVILQSGLGTAKQRGREETFSGGQAIVTANDEPGSGTTHSRVQLTNLRFARKRLAPQLADADASVLRPLSRDNQALRLLTSYLRIVGGELGRSSASLQQAAGDHVHDLVALALGATRDAAEIARGRGVRVARLHAIRADIVAHVTANWLSINALAVRHGVSPRYIRSLFQGEETTFTDFVLNQRLARAHARLIDPRLGARLISTIAFDAGFGDLSYFNHRFRQRYEATPSDIRAAARFEGGW, via the coding sequence GTGCAGGCGAACGGGAGTGTCGAGCCTCTTCGAATTACCACCGCCGCCTTGCCGCCCGCGCAACGTCTGGAACATTTCCGCGAGATTTTCGGGCGAAGGCTTTTCCGGATCGAGATGGAACCCAAGCCTGGCACCGATTTCGATGTCGATATCACTCTGCAAGCCCTGCCCGGCCTGCGCATCTCCACCGGATCACACTCCGAGATGCGCAATCGGCTTACGAGCGAACTGATCGATAGCGACGATCTTGTTCTCGTCATCCTGCAGAGCGGATTGGGGACGGCTAAACAGCGAGGGCGGGAAGAGACATTCAGCGGCGGCCAAGCGATCGTCACCGCCAATGACGAACCGGGGAGCGGTACCACGCATTCTCGCGTGCAGCTCACCAACTTACGCTTTGCGCGAAAGCGGCTCGCTCCACAGCTGGCGGACGCCGACGCCAGTGTTCTTCGGCCGCTGTCCAGGGATAACCAGGCGTTGCGGCTGCTGACATCCTACCTGCGGATCGTCGGCGGCGAACTGGGACGGTCGTCCGCGAGCCTGCAACAGGCTGCCGGCGATCATGTCCATGATCTCGTGGCGCTCGCGCTCGGCGCGACCCGCGACGCTGCGGAGATTGCCCGGGGACGTGGTGTGCGGGTCGCCCGGCTGCATGCGATCAGGGCTGATATCGTGGCCCATGTCACCGCGAACTGGCTTTCGATCAATGCCCTCGCCGTGCGCCACGGCGTATCGCCGCGCTACATCCGCTCGCTGTTCCAGGGGGAGGAAACGACCTTTACCGATTTCGTGTTGAACCAGCGGCTGGCACGCGCGCACGCACGCCTCATCGACCCTCGTCTTGGCGCGCGCTTGATCAGCACCATCGCCTTCGATGCAGGGTTCGGCGACCTGTCCTACTTCAATCACCGTTTCCGCCAGCGCTATGAGGCGACCCCGTCCGATATACGCGCAGCAGCACGATTCGAGGGCGGCTGGTAG